From a region of the Paralichthys olivaceus isolate ysfri-2021 chromosome 4, ASM2471397v2, whole genome shotgun sequence genome:
- the cds2 gene encoding phosphatidate cytidylyltransferase 2 — protein sequence MAELRHRGARDNEPQLSEDKGSDSELKVEKDVVSDTETKVDPGVPEVPVPPDDTPEVLNKALSGLSSRWKNWWVRGILTLAMISFFFLIIYLGPMVLMMIVLCVQIKCFQEIITIGYSVYHSYHLPWFRTLSWYFLLCVNYFFYGETVTDYFFTLVQREEPLRILSKYHRFISFALYLTGFCMFVLSLVKKHYRLQFYMFGWTHVTLLIVVTQSHLIIHNLFEGMIWFIVPISCVICNDIMAYMFGFFFGRTPLIKLSPKKTWEGFIGGLFATIVFGIMFSYVMAGYRYFVCPVEFNNDSNSFQVDCEPSDLFQLQEYALPAILESFTGWTTVRLYPFQIHSIALSSFASIVGPFGGFFASGFKRAFKIKDFANTIPGHGGIMDRFDCQYLMATFVNVYIASFIRGPNPSKVIQQLLALRADQQLSIFNSLKAHLTEKGLLPALEEAAA from the exons ggttCAGACAGTGAGCTGAAGGTGGAAAAAGATGTGGTGTCAGACACTGAGACCAAGGTGGACCCAGGGGTCCCAGAGGTGCCTGTTCCTCCCGATGACACCCCAGAAGTTCTAAACAAGGCCCTGTCTGGACTCTCCTCAAG ATGGAAGAACTGGTGGGTACGAGGCATCCTCACACTGGCCAtgatctccttttttttcttaatcatCTACCTGGGCCCCATGGTGCTTATGATGATT GTCCTCTGTGTTCAGATCAAGTGCTTCCAAGAAATCATTACCATCGGCTACAGTGTCTACCACTCGTACCACCTGCCCTGGTTCAGGACGTTGAGCTG GTACTTCCTGCTGTGTGTAAACTACTTCTTTTATGGTGAGACCGTGACAGATTACTTCTTCACACTGGTGCAAAGGGAGGAGCCACTTCGCATCCTCAGCAAATACCACCGCTTCATCTCGTTCGCCCTCTACCTCACAG GTTTCTGCATGTTTGTGCTGAGTTTGGTGAAGAAACACTACCGCCTTCAGTTCTACATG TTTGGTTGGACCCACGTGACTCTGCTGATTGTGGTGACTCAGTCTCACCTTATCATTCACAACCTGTTTGAGGGGATGATCTG GTTCATTGTGCCAATTTCCTGTGTGATCTGTAACGACATTATGGCGTACATGTTTGGTTTCTTCTTCGGCCGCACACCTCTCATCAAG CTGTCCCCTAAGAAGACGTGGGAGGGATTTATTGGAGGACTTTTCGCCACCATTGTGTTTGGTATCATG TTCTCTTATGTGATGGCTGGCTACCGCTACTTTGTGTGTCCAGTGGAGTTCAACAACGACTCCAACAGTTTCCAGGTGGACTGTGAACCATCTGACCTGTTCCAGCTGCAGGAATATGCCCTGCCCGCCATCCTGGAGTCTTTCACTGGATGG ACCACTGTGCGCCTCTACCCATTCCAGATCCACAGCATTGCGCTCTCTTCATTTGCCTCCATCGTGGGACCCTTCGGTGGCTTCTTTGCCAGCGGCTTCAAGAGGGCCTTCAAGATCAAG GATTTTGCAAACACTATCCCGGGGCATGGAGGTATTATGGACAGATTCGACTGCCAGTACCTCATGGCCACATTTGTTAACGTCTACATTGCTAGCTTCATCAG GGGCCCCAACCCCAGCAAAGTGATCCAGCAGCTCCTGGCCCTGCGAGCAGATCAGCAGCTCTCCATATTCAACTCCCTGAAGGCTCACCTGACAGAGAAGGGCCTGCTTCCGGCGCTGGAGGAGGCCGCCGCCTAG